The following are encoded in a window of Ferribacterium limneticum genomic DNA:
- a CDS encoding carboxylate--amine ligase — protein MNSTSMPETPCIVLGLETQIGLGIVRELGRAGVKVLGITHSANAIGLRSRYLTRAIVVEQPRSKELIDCLVRLGEEFGEICLLTVSEVNLNWLLENRTRLGKVRPILPRQEAIGVVLDKQKTLAIAQSVGINVPRTIDPESFESVKAVASQLAYPLVLKWKDPNLVGPLLSKHGISFEKAEYALSAGSLLNICRRYEPIGMWPLIQEYCPGVGLGQFFYMHEGQALRRFQHVRVAEWPPEGGFSSVCDSVPLNQHTALQEQSINLLRAIRWEGVAMVEYRFDPVTKRAVLMEINGRFWGSFPLAVHCNAGFAVFAYMVQGLGKHPQLDDPLGNIRCRMVGTELKRLVRIVFQRSKIRDPLFKLAPAREVLRFVADFFRPRVRYYLWAADDPAPFFADLANALQHKN, from the coding sequence TTGAACTCGACTTCAATGCCAGAAACTCCATGTATCGTTCTTGGACTAGAGACCCAGATTGGCTTGGGTATCGTCAGGGAACTTGGGCGTGCCGGTGTAAAGGTTCTCGGAATCACGCACTCAGCCAACGCCATTGGTTTGCGATCACGCTACCTGACCCGTGCGATAGTTGTTGAACAACCCAGAAGCAAGGAGCTTATCGATTGTCTGGTAAGACTAGGGGAAGAATTTGGGGAAATCTGTTTACTAACCGTTTCAGAGGTTAACTTGAACTGGTTGCTTGAGAATCGAACTCGACTTGGGAAAGTTCGCCCGATACTGCCACGACAGGAAGCAATTGGCGTCGTATTGGATAAGCAGAAAACCTTAGCGATTGCACAATCAGTCGGAATCAATGTTCCACGCACGATCGATCCAGAATCCTTCGAGTCAGTGAAGGCGGTTGCCAGCCAATTGGCATATCCATTGGTTCTGAAATGGAAAGATCCAAATTTGGTTGGCCCGCTGCTATCGAAGCATGGAATTAGCTTTGAAAAGGCTGAATACGCCCTGTCAGCCGGCAGTCTCCTAAATATTTGCCGCCGCTACGAACCGATTGGAATGTGGCCTCTAATTCAGGAGTACTGCCCGGGTGTAGGCTTGGGACAGTTTTTCTACATGCACGAAGGTCAGGCACTGCGTCGGTTTCAGCACGTTCGAGTCGCCGAATGGCCTCCCGAAGGTGGATTTTCAAGCGTTTGCGACAGTGTTCCGCTTAATCAGCATACCGCGTTGCAAGAACAGTCAATCAATTTGCTGCGCGCTATTCGTTGGGAAGGAGTTGCAATGGTTGAGTATCGCTTCGACCCAGTTACGAAACGCGCAGTACTGATGGAAATAAATGGTCGCTTCTGGGGTAGTTTCCCCTTGGCCGTACATTGCAACGCTGGATTTGCGGTGTTTGCATACATGGTTCAAGGTCTTGGCAAGCACCCACAATTGGACGATCCGCTGGGTAACATTCGCTGCCGAATGGTAGGTACAGAACTCAAAAGGCTTGTTCGGATAGTATTCCAAAGAAGTAAAATTAGAGATCCACTTTTCAAGCTGGCGCCTGCCCGGGAAGTCCTTCGGTTTGTGGCGGATTTCTTCCGCCCTCGTGTGAGGTATTACCTTTGGGCCGCTGATGATCCTGCACCATTCTTCGCAGACTTGGCAAATGCACTTCAACACAAAAATTAG
- a CDS encoding glycosyltransferase: MAGSAHPHIVVLSSLFPSQIQPGAGLFIRERMFRVGKHLPLSVVSPTPWFPLQSLIQKLKPYFRPGAPKHERQSGIDVWFPHFLSVPGLLKGWDGMMMAIGALPRMRHLKRCGKLDIIDTHFAYPDGYAACLLSRWLGVPYTLTLRGTESRHLQTPSLRTKALQAIKCASQVFSVSDSLKKLAVEHGADASKIEVVGNGVDIERFSRIERRAARTAIGIPSGVPILISVGGLVRRKGFHRVIEILPKLRIQFPELMYLIVGGPSPEGNNRKQLEQQIETLGLRECVRFMGAVKPDDLPPLLSAADVFVLATSNEGWANVLLEAMACGLPVVTTDVGGNREVVSDETLGIITPFGDQNALEEAICQALNMIWDGDHIRQYAQKNSWDERVERLCAHFSSIAPVRENKQ; this comes from the coding sequence ATGGCAGGTAGCGCGCATCCTCACATCGTTGTCTTGTCGAGCCTGTTTCCGAGCCAGATACAGCCAGGAGCCGGGCTTTTCATCCGTGAGCGAATGTTTCGGGTTGGCAAGCACCTGCCCCTGTCGGTAGTGTCGCCAACCCCCTGGTTTCCACTGCAATCCCTGATCCAGAAACTGAAACCCTATTTCCGCCCAGGAGCCCCCAAGCACGAGCGACAATCAGGCATAGACGTCTGGTTCCCTCATTTCTTGTCGGTTCCCGGATTGCTCAAGGGTTGGGATGGCATGATGATGGCCATCGGCGCCCTCCCACGAATGAGGCATTTGAAACGATGTGGAAAACTCGACATCATCGACACCCATTTTGCCTACCCTGACGGATACGCAGCGTGTTTGCTCAGTCGCTGGCTTGGCGTGCCTTACACGCTCACGTTGCGAGGAACAGAATCGCGGCATCTACAGACACCCAGTCTTCGCACTAAAGCACTGCAAGCCATAAAATGCGCAAGTCAGGTGTTCTCGGTCTCCGATTCCCTGAAAAAACTGGCAGTCGAACACGGTGCGGATGCCTCGAAAATTGAAGTCGTCGGCAACGGTGTCGACATAGAACGATTTTCTCGAATTGAACGCCGGGCCGCGAGAACTGCAATCGGCATACCGTCCGGAGTACCAATCCTTATCTCTGTCGGCGGACTTGTTCGCCGCAAAGGCTTTCACCGCGTCATCGAAATACTGCCAAAGCTACGAATTCAATTTCCAGAACTTATGTACCTTATTGTTGGGGGTCCGAGTCCCGAAGGTAACAATCGCAAGCAACTGGAGCAACAAATCGAAACACTGGGACTTCGCGAGTGTGTCAGATTCATGGGGGCCGTCAAACCCGACGATCTCCCTCCCCTCCTTTCTGCTGCGGATGTGTTCGTCCTGGCAACAAGCAATGAAGGTTGGGCCAATGTACTCCTCGAAGCAATGGCCTGTGGGCTTCCTGTGGTGACCACCGATGTCGGAGGCAATCGAGAGGTTGTCAGTGATGAGACACTGGGCATCATCACGCCATTTGGCGATCAGAACGCATTGGAAGAAGCCATTTGTCAGGCGCTGAACATGATTTGGGATGGCGACCACATTCGACAATACGCCCAGAAAAACTCCTGGGATGAACGCGTAGAGCGACTCTGTGCGCACTTTTCAAGCATCGCGCCAGTTCGGGAGAATAAGCAATGA
- a CDS encoding arsenate reductase/protein-tyrosine-phosphatase family protein, whose amino-acid sequence MSEIELRTAANTGESDAWPSELQNRKGRMIALINGSFGTHRGLVRLALGEFEYLSGRLNNFLHPDLRNTRRLVFVCLGNINRSPFAENVAASIGMNTTSIGLSTSTGAPAFETAVVTAKRFGIDLTAHLATNFVDFSYIEGDLLLAMEVRHAQQLLALGVPESAVALLGHWATPHRVHIHDPHTLSDAYFRTCFSVIQSAVRELALECRRLESPCVLR is encoded by the coding sequence ATGTCGGAAATCGAATTGCGAACGGCGGCTAATACTGGCGAAAGCGACGCCTGGCCCTCGGAATTACAAAATCGAAAAGGACGGATGATCGCCCTTATCAATGGCAGCTTTGGAACCCATCGGGGCTTGGTGCGCCTTGCCTTGGGGGAGTTTGAGTACCTTTCCGGCCGTCTAAATAATTTTCTGCATCCAGATCTTCGCAATACTCGGCGCTTGGTGTTCGTCTGCCTAGGCAATATCAACCGCAGCCCGTTTGCCGAGAACGTCGCCGCCTCAATAGGCATGAATACAACATCCATAGGGCTATCCACTTCAACGGGGGCTCCGGCCTTTGAAACGGCAGTGGTCACCGCAAAACGCTTCGGAATAGACCTCACGGCGCATCTCGCGACCAATTTTGTCGATTTTAGCTATATCGAAGGTGATCTGCTTCTGGCTATGGAGGTCAGGCATGCCCAACAACTGCTGGCTCTTGGTGTGCCTGAATCTGCCGTTGCCCTCCTTGGGCATTGGGCGACGCCCCACCGTGTCCATATTCATGATCCGCACACCTTGTCGGATGCATACTTCCGAACATGCTTCAGCGTAATTCAGTCGGCGGTCCGGGAATTGGCGCTTGAATGCCGACGACTCGAAAGCCCCTGTGTCCTGCGATGA
- a CDS encoding glycosyltransferase family 2 protein gives MKQHEGFVLPDQSLYCLSVVVPAYNEEEVLPELYRRLSAVLSGFCPNYEILFVNDGSRDGTLEVMRNLKAADAHVGYVNLSRNFGKEIAMTAGLDAARGDAVVVIDADLQDPPELIPQLIDGWREGFDVVYARRVSRSGETWLKKATASAFYKIIQRIGPVSIPEDVGDFRLMSRRAVNALKQIRERHRFMKGLFAWIGFSQKAIDYQRDARFAGETKWNYWKLWNFAIEGITSFSIAPLKVSTYLGLFVALLAFLYAIFVIYKTIMFGDPVKGYPSLMAVVLFLGGIQLVGIGLLGEYVGRMFVETKYRPLYLLDEVIPAEAIKLTGTHGNEQPGVLTDLPISQQS, from the coding sequence ATGAAACAACATGAAGGATTCGTCTTGCCAGACCAGAGCCTCTATTGCCTTTCTGTGGTCGTACCAGCTTACAACGAAGAGGAGGTGCTACCTGAGCTCTATAGACGACTATCGGCAGTCTTGTCGGGCTTCTGTCCTAATTACGAGATTCTCTTTGTAAATGATGGAAGTCGGGACGGCACGCTGGAGGTCATGCGCAACTTAAAAGCCGCTGACGCCCATGTTGGATATGTCAATCTGAGCCGAAATTTTGGTAAAGAGATCGCCATGACGGCTGGGCTGGATGCAGCTCGCGGAGACGCTGTGGTCGTTATTGATGCAGATTTGCAGGATCCTCCCGAGCTTATTCCGCAACTTATTGATGGATGGCGAGAAGGTTTCGATGTCGTCTATGCGCGCCGCGTTAGTAGGTCTGGAGAGACATGGCTAAAGAAAGCGACAGCTAGCGCTTTCTACAAAATTATCCAGCGGATCGGGCCAGTTAGCATTCCTGAGGATGTTGGCGACTTCCGACTAATGAGTCGCCGAGCAGTAAATGCTTTGAAACAGATTCGCGAACGGCACCGCTTCATGAAGGGGCTATTCGCATGGATAGGATTCTCTCAAAAAGCCATTGACTACCAGCGCGATGCCCGTTTTGCTGGTGAAACGAAGTGGAATTACTGGAAACTCTGGAACTTTGCCATCGAGGGCATTACTTCATTCAGTATCGCGCCACTCAAAGTATCAACGTACCTTGGATTATTTGTTGCCTTGCTCGCTTTTCTCTATGCGATCTTCGTTATTTACAAAACCATAATGTTTGGCGACCCCGTCAAGGGGTACCCCTCGCTAATGGCGGTTGTACTTTTCCTGGGCGGAATTCAGTTGGTGGGCATCGGATTACTCGGCGAATATGTTGGCCGTATGTTTGTCGAGACCAAGTACCGCCCTTTGTATCTGCTTGATGAAGTGATTCCGGCAGAAGCCATCAAGCTGACTGGCACACATGGTAACGAGCAACCTGGCGTACTGACTGACCTTCCAATATCTCAACAATCCTGA
- a CDS encoding phenylacetate--CoA ligase family protein: MSALYTKLVANFIFPIQERLKHHDTVAVRKKMDESQWWPRERIEALQLDRLRNLVSHAEQHVPYYRELFEKIGLTAASIQSLADLQRIPFLTKPIIRNNQERFKSDKAQHLSRFNTGGSSGEPLIFFIGSERVSHDVAAKWRATRWWGVDIGDPEIVVWGSPIELTSQDRVRQFRDRAMRTQLLPAFEMSEAKLDGFVETIQRARPAMLFGYPSSISLIARHAEKRGQRMSDLGIKVAFVTSERLYDHQRDEISRIFGCPVANGYGGRDAGFIAHQCPNEGMHITAEDIIVEIIDKDGKVLPKGAAGEVVVTHLATSDFPFIRYRTGDVAVLSEKSCACGRGLPLLDEIQGRTTDFVLAADGTIMHGLAVVYPIRDIPGIAAFKVVQETLARVVVQIVPEDGCDSQVEAIIAAGIKARLGQSVDVQVRRVDHIPLENSGKFRYVQSLVVGS, from the coding sequence ATGAGCGCCCTGTACACAAAACTCGTAGCAAATTTCATCTTTCCCATTCAGGAACGCCTGAAGCATCACGACACCGTTGCCGTTCGCAAGAAAATGGACGAATCCCAGTGGTGGCCCCGGGAGAGAATCGAAGCACTCCAGTTGGACAGGCTCCGCAATCTGGTCAGTCATGCCGAGCAACACGTTCCTTACTACCGCGAATTATTCGAAAAAATCGGGTTGACTGCAGCAAGCATTCAGTCGCTTGCCGACCTGCAGCGCATCCCGTTCCTGACCAAGCCAATCATCCGCAACAATCAGGAACGCTTCAAGTCAGACAAGGCGCAACACCTTTCGCGATTCAATACCGGTGGTTCCTCCGGCGAACCACTAATTTTCTTTATTGGCAGCGAACGGGTCAGCCACGACGTTGCCGCCAAATGGCGAGCTACCCGCTGGTGGGGTGTCGATATCGGCGATCCCGAAATTGTGGTTTGGGGAAGCCCGATCGAACTTACCTCTCAAGACCGGGTGCGCCAGTTCCGTGACCGCGCGATGCGTACACAATTGCTACCCGCATTCGAGATGAGCGAAGCGAAGCTTGACGGCTTCGTCGAGACCATTCAACGCGCCCGCCCCGCCATGCTGTTCGGTTACCCATCTTCTATTTCGCTGATTGCCCGCCACGCTGAAAAACGCGGGCAGCGCATGAGCGATCTTGGCATCAAAGTCGCCTTCGTGACCTCGGAACGCCTCTACGACCACCAACGTGATGAGATCAGCCGCATTTTCGGCTGCCCGGTTGCCAACGGCTATGGCGGACGCGATGCCGGCTTCATTGCCCACCAGTGCCCCAACGAGGGCATGCATATTACTGCCGAAGACATCATCGTTGAAATTATAGACAAGGATGGCAAGGTTTTGCCCAAAGGCGCTGCCGGTGAAGTGGTAGTTACGCACCTTGCAACTAGCGATTTTCCGTTCATTCGTTATCGCACCGGTGACGTTGCCGTACTGTCTGAAAAATCCTGCGCTTGTGGCCGCGGCTTACCACTACTTGATGAAATTCAGGGCAGGACTACCGATTTTGTATTGGCCGCCGACGGCACTATCATGCATGGCCTGGCCGTTGTGTACCCGATTCGGGACATTCCGGGTATTGCTGCATTCAAAGTGGTACAAGAAACACTGGCGCGGGTGGTCGTTCAGATTGTCCCCGAGGATGGTTGTGATTCTCAGGTCGAAGCAATTATCGCTGCCGGTATCAAAGCCAGGTTGGGCCAATCTGTCGACGTGCAGGTACGACGAGTTGACCATATTCCTCTCGAAAATTCCGGCAAGTTTCGGTACGTCCAAAGCCTTGTGGTTGGGAGCTGA
- a CDS encoding GtrA family protein, whose translation MWREFLKFANCGALGTTAHYIVLWLLVNGGALDPVLGSAAGAVVGAGTNYFLNYHWTFGSRLPHSRTMPRFIVIAVLSLAVNTWLMALLLSYGTLHYLLAQIIATLVCLAFNYFASRFWAFQESSR comes from the coding sequence ATGTGGCGTGAGTTTCTGAAGTTTGCCAATTGCGGAGCTCTGGGTACAACTGCCCACTACATTGTACTTTGGCTATTGGTCAATGGGGGAGCACTTGATCCCGTTCTTGGATCGGCTGCTGGTGCAGTTGTTGGTGCCGGAACCAATTATTTCCTGAACTACCATTGGACTTTCGGTAGCCGGTTACCTCATTCGCGAACCATGCCGCGCTTCATCGTAATCGCCGTCCTAAGCCTAGCCGTGAACACTTGGCTAATGGCGCTTCTATTATCATATGGCACCTTGCACTACCTCCTCGCTCAAATAATTGCTACCTTGGTGTGCCTTGCCTTCAACTATTTCGCTAGTCGATTCTGGGCCTTTCAGGAAAGTTCACGATGA
- a CDS encoding polysaccharide deacetylase family protein — protein sequence MNVHLTFDIEVWCNGWANLDEQFPTCYSRYVYGHSRRGNYALPKTLEILSRYNLRGIFFVEPLFSARFGAEYLKRIVRLIDDAGQEVQLHLHPEWTDEIRPPILADVSKKRQHLTYYSFDEQVELIRFGKTLLEDALGKKITAFRAGSYAANTNTFQALASNGITIDSSINGCYPISAPELVQEYGSARPFAAHGITTFPISVFRDGFGQMRPAQVGACGYREMRQALISAQQSEWTDFVIVSHNFEMLKQGVTSPDFIVAKRFEALCSFLGENQRELPVTGFTTSGLHFLQPLQVKHPRAHLGGTALRHLEQIARRVI from the coding sequence ATGAACGTCCACCTCACCTTCGATATTGAAGTCTGGTGCAATGGCTGGGCAAATCTGGATGAACAGTTTCCGACATGTTACTCACGCTATGTTTATGGTCACTCCAGACGTGGTAACTATGCGCTACCGAAGACCCTTGAGATACTTTCCCGTTACAACCTCCGGGGTATCTTTTTCGTCGAACCCCTCTTTTCCGCTCGTTTTGGCGCCGAATACCTCAAACGCATCGTCCGGCTAATTGACGATGCCGGTCAGGAAGTGCAATTGCACCTGCATCCGGAGTGGACCGACGAGATCCGACCACCGATACTTGCCGATGTCTCGAAAAAGCGGCAGCACTTAACGTATTACTCGTTTGACGAACAAGTAGAATTGATTCGCTTTGGCAAAACGTTGTTGGAAGATGCTCTTGGCAAGAAAATTACAGCTTTCAGGGCCGGTAGCTACGCAGCCAATACCAACACTTTTCAGGCACTAGCCAGTAACGGTATCACCATCGATTCCAGCATCAACGGCTGCTACCCCATCAGCGCCCCTGAACTAGTTCAGGAATACGGCTCGGCAAGGCCCTTTGCCGCTCATGGCATAACCACTTTTCCGATCTCGGTATTTCGCGACGGGTTTGGCCAGATGCGTCCTGCACAAGTTGGCGCCTGCGGTTACCGAGAAATGCGCCAAGCCCTAATCTCCGCCCAGCAATCTGAATGGACCGATTTCGTAATCGTGTCACACAACTTTGAAATGCTTAAGCAAGGCGTAACTTCGCCAGACTTTATCGTCGCAAAGCGTTTTGAAGCTCTTTGCAGCTTTCTTGGTGAGAATCAGCGAGAACTCCCAGTTACTGGATTTACAACCAGCGGCTTACATTTTCTTCAGCCACTTCAAGTCAAGCATCCTCGGGCGCACTTGGGGGGAACGGCTTTGCGTCACTTGGAACAGATTGCCCGGAGAGTTATTTGA